From the Comamonas sp. lk genome, the window GCATTTTCCCAGCGGGAGACGACCACGGTGGCCACGGCATTGCCGATGAAGTTGGTCAGCGAACGGCATTCGGACATGAAGCGGTCCACACCCAGAATCAGGGCCATGCCAGCTACGGGCACTTCGGGCACCACGGCCAGGGTGGCGGCCAGGGTGATGAAGCCGGCGCCGGTCACACCGGCCGCGCCCTTGGACGACAGCATGGCCACCAGCAGCAACGCGACCTGATGACCCAGCGTCAGATGGGTGTCGGTGGCCTGGGCAATGAACAGGGCCGCCAGCGTCATGTAGATATTCGTGCCGTCCAGATTGAACGAATAGCCCGTGGGCACGACCAGACCCACCACAGACTTGCTGCAGCCGGCTTTTTCCATTTTCTGCATCAACGAAGGCAGAGCCGATTCCGAAGAGGAAGTGCCCAGCACCAGCAGCAGCTCATCCTTGAGGTAGCGAATCAGCTTGAGCACGGAGAAGCCGCACAGGCGAGCCACGGTGCCCAGAATCACCAGCACGAACACGGCCGAGGTGATGTAGAAGGTCAGCACCAGCTCGGCCAGATTGAGCAGCGAGCCCAGGCCAAACTTGCCGATGGTGAAGGCCATGGCACCGAAAGCGCCGATGGGAGCGAACTTCATCACGATGTTCACCAGCTTGAACACCGGCTTGGTCAGCGCTTCGAAGAAGTTCAGCACGGGCTTGCCCGCCTCGCCCACCATGGCCAGCGAGATGCCGAACAGCACGGCCACCATCAGCACCTGCAGGATGTTGTCGCCCACAAACGGGCTGATCAGTGTCTTGGGGATGATGTCCATCACAAAGCCGGTCAGCGTCATGTCGTGCGACTTGGCCACGTAGGAGTTGACTTCCTTCTGGTCCAGATCGGCCACGTTGATGTGCATGCCCGAGCCAGGCTGCATCACATTGGCCACGATCAGGCCCACGATCAGCGCCAGCGTGGAGAAGGTCAGGAAGTACGCCATGGCCTTGCCAAACACGCGTCCCACGGTGCTCAGATGCGTCATATTGGCAATGCCGGTGACGATGGTCAAAAAGATCACCGGCGCGATGATCATCTTGATCAGCTTGATGAAGGCATCGCCAAAAGGCTTCATGGCCGCGCCATAGGCCGGCTCGAAGTGCCCCAGCAGCACGCCCAGGATGATGGCGAACACCACCTGGAAGTACAGCTGGCGGTAAAAAGGCAAGCGCTCGGGCTGAGCGACTTCGGTAGGTATGGCTTGCATGCTGTGCCTGCGAAAAGCAAATGGGAATGCACCATGTGGGTGCGCCGTGGTGTCCGGTTGTACCGCTGCCCCGTTTTTGTGCCGATAACCTATTGGTATTAGAGAATCCGCTCTCCCTATGGAGAGTCCGTACGACCCAAGGGTAATCCCTTGACACCAAAAGCTCACACTGGAGAGCATTTCGCCCTGTCAACACCTTTGCGCCCTGCCTGCCCATGCGATTTGTACGCCACCGCCTGATCTGGACCCTGCTGTTTTTGCTGGTCAGCATGTGCATCGTCATGCTGGTCGCCGGCCAGCTTGCTCTGCAAAAAGCCATGCTCGATGAAAGCGCCAGCGTGCAGCGCCAGCTGACGCTGTACGCCCAGACGCTGAGCCAGCGTATTGACCGCTACCGCACGCTACCGGAAGTGCTGGCACTGGATGAGCAGCTCAAGACCGCCCTGGGCCACCGCCTGTCTGCGGTCGAGGTCGATCAGCTCAACCGCAAGCTGGAGCAGGCCAACGGCGCCAGCCGCGCTTCCACCCTCACCCTGCTGGATCTGCACGGCAAAGCCCTTGCCGCCAGCAACTGGCGCGGCAAGCAAAGCAATGTGGGCGAGGACTACAGCTTTCGCCCCTATGTGCAGCAAGCCCTGGCCATGGGCAGCGGGCGTTTTTACGGCATCGGCATGACAACAGGCCAGCCCGGCTACTTTCTGTCGCAGGCCATACGCGACGATCAGGGGGCGATACTGGGGCTGGTGGCGATCAAGATCGAGCTGCAGGAGCTGGAACGCGAGTGGCGACAGTCGCCCGATATCGTGATGGCCACCGACGACCATGGCGTGGTCTTCCTGACCAGCAACGAAGCCTGGCGTTACCGGCTGCTGCGCCCGCTGGCAGCACACGAAGTCAGCGAGATGGAGGCCACCCGCCAGTTCGCGGACGAAAACCTGCAGCCCATGCAGTACAAGCTCGACAACGAGGCCGCAGACGGCGGCCGGCTGGTCCGTTTTTCCGAGCCCCCGCTTGCCGCGCCGGTACTCTGGCAAAGCCTGAACCTGCCCGATACCCAGTGGCAGCTGCACCTGCTGCACAACACACAAAACGCTTCGACCCACAGCCGCTGGGCCGCGCTGGCCGCCGGCGGCCTGTGGCTGGCCGTGGCGCTTCTGGTGCTCTACATACGCCAGCGCCAGCGTCTGGCAGCCTTGCGCCAGCGCAGCCGCCAGGAGCTGGAAACCGTGCTGCACCAGCATGCCCAGGAGTTGCGCACCGCACAGGACGGCATTGTCCAAGCCGCCAAGCAGGCCGATACCGGCCTCTCGCGCAGCCTGCAACATCTGCCGCAAGGCGTGGTGGTGATCGATGCGCAACTGCATCTGGTCGCCTGGAATTCACGCTATGTGGAGCTGTTTCGCTACCCGCCCGAGCTGATGCGTGTGGGCCAGCCCATCGAGACCCTGATACGCCACAACGCCAGGCGCGGCCTGCTGGGCAAGGCCGACGTGGAAGAGGCCATAGAGCGGCGCCTGGAGCATTTGCGCAGCGGCAAAGCCCACCTGCATGAAAGCGCCAAGGACGATGGCACGGTACTGGAAATCCGCGGCACCCCCCTGCCCGACGGCGGCTTTGTCACCAGCTACGCCGACATCACCAGCTACAAGAATGCGGCACGCGAGCTGCGCAATCTGGCCGATACCCTGGAGAAACGCGTGGAAGAGCGCACCCGGGATCTGGCCCAGGCCAAGCGCGAGGCCGAACGAGCCAACCGCTACAAGACCCGCTTTGTGGCTGCCGCCGTGCACGATTTGCTGCAGCCGCTGAATGCGGCCCGCATGTTCAGCTCGCTGCTGCGCAGCCATCTGCACGACGAATCCTCTCGCCGCGTGGCAGACAGCATTGACGGAGCGTTGGCTGCCCAGGACGGCATTCTCAACAGCCTGCTCGATATCTCGCGCATGGAGTCGGGCCAGCTGGCGGTGCACCGGCGCGACTTTGCGCTGGGCCCGCTGCTGCAGGTCATGCAGCACAACTTCGGCATCATTGCCGAAAGCCGCGGCCTTGAGCTCACCGCCATCGATTCGCGCTACACCATTCATAGCGATGAAGCGCTGCTGCGGCGCATTCTGCAAAACCTGCTCTCCAACGCCATCCGCTACACCCCCCAGGGCCGGGTGCTGATAGGCTGCCGCCGCCAGGGCGACTCTTTGCGCATCGAGGTACATGACCAGGGCCCTGGCATTCCCAAGGGCTTGCAGCGCGAGATTTTTGAAGAGTTTCGCCGCCTCAACGAGGGCCACGACCAGGACCGGGGCGCAGGCCTGGGCCTGGCCATCGTGGATCGGCTGGGCAAACTGCTGGGCCATGAGATCGGCCTGCGTTCCGAGCTGGGCAAAGGCAGCGTGTTCTGGGTCGTCGTCCCGCTGGGCCACGAAGCCGTGCCCGCACCCGAAGCGGCAGACCCGCCGGCCCAAGCCGACCCAGCCAGAGAAGACAGCATGCAAGGCGCCACCGCCTGGTACATAGACGACGATGCCCCCAGCTGCCAGGCCACCTCGGCCCTGCTGCAACGCTGGGGCTGCCAGGTGCAGCATGCAGGCGGCCCGCAAGCCGCGCTGGATCTGACGGCCGCCGGCAACGCACCGCAGATGCTGCTGCTCGATGTGCGCATGGGCGAGTTTTACGGGCCCGATCTTTATCCCCAGCTGTGCCAGCGCTGGGGCCAGGAGCCGCTGGTCATTCTCGTGACCGCAGAGCACAACATTGCCCTGCGCCGCCAGGCAGCAGAAAAAGGCTGGGGTTTCCTGCTCAAGCCCGTACGTCCCGCAGCTTTGAGGGCGCTGATCAGCCAGATGCTGCTGCGCCGCGAGAAGGATTAAGAACGTGTTGACGATCTCAGCCTAGCCAAGATCGCTCTCCGGCTCCAGGCTTTTGACCAGTACCGCCGCCTGGGTGCGGCTGTAGCACTCCAGCTTTTTGAGAATCGCCGTCACATGCACTTTGACGGTGTTCTCGGCCAGGCCCAGCTCATGGGCAATCTGTTTGTTGAGCAGGCCGTCGGCGATGCACAGCAGCACGCGAAATTGCTGGGGCGTGAGCTGGGCCAGCTTGGCCGCCAGTGCTGCATCGGCCTCCGAACGCTCGGCAGCCATGGAGGGAAACCAGTTATCCCCATCCAGCACGGCCAGCAGCGCGGCGGCCATATCGTCGGCCGAAGCCGACTTGGGAATAAACCCTGCAGCACCAAACTGCTGGGCCCGGCGAATCACACGCGGGTGCTCATTGGAGGAGATCACCACCACCGGAACTTCGGGATACTCGCCGCGCACATGCAGCAGCGACGAAAAGCCGCGTGCACCGGGCATGGCCAGATCCAGCAGCACCAGCTCGATTTCGGGATGGTCCTGCATGGCCGCACCCACGGTCTGGGCACTGGCCGCTTCCACAATCTTGTACAGCGCAAAGCGTTCGCGCAGCATCTGTATCAGCGCTGCACGAAACAGCGGGTGATCATCGGCAACAAGAAAAGTGGGATCTGACATAGGCGCAAGTCTGCCATGGCCGCGCTTTACCGTGCTGACACAGGGCTGCGACTTCGTCACAGCTCAGCACACGATGTTCAGCACGGTGACAAATACCCCATGGACAGCGCTGCACCGCCTGCCTACCATGCCTTGCGACCCATGTTCACACCACCCTTCACAGGAGAGTACGCCCATGCAGTTCATTCCCTACCTCAACTTCGACGGCAATTGCGCCGAGGCCATGGCGTTTTACGCCCAGCTTTTTGGCGGGCAGATTCTGCATCAGATGCGTTTCGACGAAATGCCGCCGGGCGAGAACATGCCGCCGCTTTCAGATGCCGCCAAGCAACGCATCATGCATATCCATCTGCAGGTCGGCGCCCAGGCCATCATGGCTTCGGACGCCATGCCAGCCGATCCCTCGCAGACCAGCGACAGCTGTGGCGGCGGCTACCGCAAACCGCAGGGTCTGTGGGTATCCATAGGCGTGGAGACCCAGGTCGAAGGCCAGCGCGTATTTGACGGCCTGGCGCAAGGCGGGCAGATCGCCATGCCCTATATGGCCACGTTCTGGTCGCCCGGCTTTGGCATGGTGACCGACCGCTTTGGCACGCCGTGGATGGTCAACGTCCAGACACCGCAGCCAGCCTGATTTTTTCGTTCAGGCTTCGGCCCGGTAACCCAGCGAGGCGCTGACGCGCGCGGCTTCCGCGCAGATCGCCTGGGCAATCGGGCCTTGCGGGTCAGGGTCGAACCCGCCGCTGGCGCCCAGCGCGCAAAGCACGCCGACCACATGGCCGGTGTAGTCAAACAAAGGCGCGGCCACGGCGCTGATGCCGGGCAGATTGATATCGCGAATCGAGGCACAGCCAGCCGCACGAATCTCGGCCCGCAAACGCCCCAGCGGGTCGGTTTTATCCAGCAACGCCCGCTTTTCCTTGGGGGCCTGCGCCAACTCCTGCTCCAGCAAGGCCTGGATCTGCGGCTGATCGTCCATGAAAGCCAGAAATGCCCGACCCGTGGCCGACCACAGCAAAGACATGACCGAGCCCACGCGCACGTTCACCGTCACCGGCAGGCCAGGCTCTTCAAAGCGCACGATGACCGGCCCCTTGTTGCCCATGACGGCGATGAAACTGGTCACCTGCAGACTCTCGCGCAGATGCGCCAAGGCCGGCTCGGCCACGCGTATCGGATCGCTTTGGCGCATGGCCGCCAAACCCACGCGAATCGCCTCGCTGCCCAGCGCGTACTGCGTGCCTCCTCGATCCTGCTCCACCAGACCTTCGGCCATCAGGCTGGCCAGATAGCGGTGCACCTTGGCGGGACTCTCATCCACCGCCGCACCAATCGCCGTCAGGCTGGCGCGTCCACCCAGGCCGGCCAGGGCCTTGAGCACGGCCAGACAGGTTTCCGCCGCCTGCACGCGCTGGCGGCGCTGGTCGGGCTCGA encodes:
- a CDS encoding dicarboxylate/amino acid:cation symporter codes for the protein MQAIPTEVAQPERLPFYRQLYFQVVFAIILGVLLGHFEPAYGAAMKPFGDAFIKLIKMIIAPVIFLTIVTGIANMTHLSTVGRVFGKAMAYFLTFSTLALIVGLIVANVMQPGSGMHINVADLDQKEVNSYVAKSHDMTLTGFVMDIIPKTLISPFVGDNILQVLMVAVLFGISLAMVGEAGKPVLNFFEALTKPVFKLVNIVMKFAPIGAFGAMAFTIGKFGLGSLLNLAELVLTFYITSAVFVLVILGTVARLCGFSVLKLIRYLKDELLLVLGTSSSESALPSLMQKMEKAGCSKSVVGLVVPTGYSFNLDGTNIYMTLAALFIAQATDTHLTLGHQVALLLVAMLSSKGAAGVTGAGFITLAATLAVVPEVPVAGMALILGVDRFMSECRSLTNFIGNAVATVVVSRWENALDYQQLDAALEGKALPEPVVQQHA
- a CDS encoding PAS-domain containing protein; its protein translation is MCIVMLVAGQLALQKAMLDESASVQRQLTLYAQTLSQRIDRYRTLPEVLALDEQLKTALGHRLSAVEVDQLNRKLEQANGASRASTLTLLDLHGKALAASNWRGKQSNVGEDYSFRPYVQQALAMGSGRFYGIGMTTGQPGYFLSQAIRDDQGAILGLVAIKIELQELEREWRQSPDIVMATDDHGVVFLTSNEAWRYRLLRPLAAHEVSEMEATRQFADENLQPMQYKLDNEAADGGRLVRFSEPPLAAPVLWQSLNLPDTQWQLHLLHNTQNASTHSRWAALAAGGLWLAVALLVLYIRQRQRLAALRQRSRQELETVLHQHAQELRTAQDGIVQAAKQADTGLSRSLQHLPQGVVVIDAQLHLVAWNSRYVELFRYPPELMRVGQPIETLIRHNARRGLLGKADVEEAIERRLEHLRSGKAHLHESAKDDGTVLEIRGTPLPDGGFVTSYADITSYKNAARELRNLADTLEKRVEERTRDLAQAKREAERANRYKTRFVAAAVHDLLQPLNAARMFSSLLRSHLHDESSRRVADSIDGALAAQDGILNSLLDISRMESGQLAVHRRDFALGPLLQVMQHNFGIIAESRGLELTAIDSRYTIHSDEALLRRILQNLLSNAIRYTPQGRVLIGCRRQGDSLRIEVHDQGPGIPKGLQREIFEEFRRLNEGHDQDRGAGLGLAIVDRLGKLLGHEIGLRSELGKGSVFWVVVPLGHEAVPAPEAADPPAQADPAREDSMQGATAWYIDDDAPSCQATSALLQRWGCQVQHAGGPQAALDLTAAGNAPQMLLLDVRMGEFYGPDLYPQLCQRWGQEPLVILVTAEHNIALRRQAAEKGWGFLLKPVRPAALRALISQMLLRREKD
- a CDS encoding response regulator transcription factor, which encodes MSDPTFLVADDHPLFRAALIQMLRERFALYKIVEAASAQTVGAAMQDHPEIELVLLDLAMPGARGFSSLLHVRGEYPEVPVVVISSNEHPRVIRRAQQFGAAGFIPKSASADDMAAALLAVLDGDNWFPSMAAERSEADAALAAKLAQLTPQQFRVLLCIADGLLNKQIAHELGLAENTVKVHVTAILKKLECYSRTQAAVLVKSLEPESDLG
- a CDS encoding VOC family protein encodes the protein MQFIPYLNFDGNCAEAMAFYAQLFGGQILHQMRFDEMPPGENMPPLSDAAKQRIMHIHLQVGAQAIMASDAMPADPSQTSDSCGGGYRKPQGLWVSIGVETQVEGQRVFDGLAQGGQIAMPYMATFWSPGFGMVTDRFGTPWMVNVQTPQPA
- a CDS encoding IclR family transcriptional regulator, which codes for MQTAVQAPPPGAKPLVEPDQRRQRVQAAETCLAVLKALAGLGGRASLTAIGAAVDESPAKVHRYLASLMAEGLVEQDRGGTQYALGSEAIRVGLAAMRQSDPIRVAEPALAHLRESLQVTSFIAVMGNKGPVIVRFEEPGLPVTVNVRVGSVMSLLWSATGRAFLAFMDDQPQIQALLEQELAQAPKEKRALLDKTDPLGRLRAEIRAAGCASIRDINLPGISAVAAPLFDYTGHVVGVLCALGASGGFDPDPQGPIAQAICAEAARVSASLGYRAEA